TGGCCAAGCTGCTGAGGCAGAAGTCCGTGCTCATGGTGTCGTTCGGTTCCTGTGCCTGTTTCGGAGGAATCCCGGGACTGGCCAATGTGACGAACTCGAAGGCTATCTTTGACTACGTCTATAAGCAGACCTTCTCCTCGGACCAGAAGAACAGCACCGCCACAACGGTCATACCGCAGGTACATACCCACATGCCAGAGGGCGACCTCGAGCTGCCGGTGATGTATGACACGGTGCTCACTCTGGACAATGTGATCGACGTCGATTACTACATGCCAGGATGCCCGCCGACCACCAACCTGATCAACGAGTTCCTGGGAATCGTCACCGCCTATCTGACGGAAGGCAAGCCGCTCCCGCCGAAGGGATCCGTCATCGCTTCCCAGAAGACCCTCTGCGACGAGTGCGGAAGGAAGAAGGCAGGCAAGAGCGTGGACAAGATCCACTTGGCATTCGAGATCGACATCGACCCGGAGAAGTGCATGCTGGAGCAGGGAGTCATCTGCCTCGGTGCATCGACCAGGGCCGGATGCGGGGCGAAGTGCCTCGAAGGAAACCAGCCATGCCGCGGATGCATGGGACCGACCGCAGAGGTCATGGACCAGGGCGGTAGCATGCTGTCCGCTCTCGCCTCGATCTTCAAGGTCGGGGAGGGAGAGGCGTTGCTGAACGAGGACCAGATCCTCGAGATCATGCAGCAGGTGAAGGACCCGCTGGGAACGTTCTACGCGTTCACGATGCCGAAGTCCATCATCAAGAGGACCGTGACCGAGAAAGGTAAGAAGAAGCCGGCAGAGGCACCCAAGCAGGAGGCCTAAACATGTCACCGATACTATCTGACCCACACACCAAGGCTACCTCGAAGCGTATCACCATAGACCCGATCACCAGGCTGGAAGGCCACGGCAAGATCGAGATCTTCCTGAACGACGAGGGGAACGTGGCCAACGCCTACTGGCAAGTGCCGGAACTTAGGGGTTTCGAGAAGTTCTGCATCGGCCGGTCGGTCGATGAGCTGAACAAGATCACCGCCAGGCTTTGCGGTGTGTGCCCCGGTGCACACCACCTATGCTCGACCAAGGCCCTAGATGGGGTCTATGGCGCCACCCCGCCAGAGGCGGCAGTGAAGCTCAGGGAGCTGTTCTACGCGGCGCACTACGTGCATAGCCACATAGCGCACTTCTATGCGCTGGCGGCGGCAGACTTCGTCCTCGGGCCATGCGCACCGGCAGAGAAAAGGAACATCCTCGGCGTGGTCGACGCGGTCGGCGTCGCCGTTGGTGCCGAAGTGATCAAGCACCGGTCCTACGCCCAGAAGATCCAGGAGATGCTGGGCGGAAAGGCCACGCACCCGGTCTGCGGCATCCCGGGCGGTATGTCCAAGTCGCTGAACGAGGACGACCGGAAGAAGATCGAGGCCATGGCTAAGTCATGCGTCGAATTCTCGAAGTTCACCATGAAGATCTTCGAGGATGTGGTGCTGAAGAACCAGGACTACCTGAACATCATCGTCAGCAAGGACATCTTCTACAACGAGACCTACAACCTCGGGACCGTCGACAAGAACGATAAGGTCAACTTCTACGATGGAACGCAGAAGATGATCGACCCGAACGGAAAGGAAGTCGCACGTTACACCGGAAAGGGATACCTGGACTACATCGCCGAGCACACCCTGCCCTGGTCATACGAAAAGTTCTGCTACTTCAAGCCGGTCGGATGGAAGGGACTCGTCGACGGAATAGACTCCGGTATCTACCGGGCGACGCCGCTGTCGAGGTTCAACGTCTCGAGCGGATACACCACCCCACTGGCGCAGGCCGAGTATGAGAAGATGAAGAGCACTTTCGCCTCCCTAGGCGTCAAGGGACCGATCCACCACACCATGGCAATGCACTGGGCGCGTGTGATCGAACTGATGTACGCATCGGAACTGCTGCTCGAGAGGGCTCAGGACCCGCAGATCACCAGCAAGGACATCAGAGGCGAGCTGCACACACCCGACGAGGGTGTCGGCATACTCGAGGCCCCGCGTGGAACCCTGGTGCACCACTACTGCGCAGACAAGAACGGCATCACCACCCAGGTCAACCTGGTCGTCGGAACGACCAACAACAACGCGCCGATCAACCTGAGCGTCAGGAAGGCCGCCACCGCGCTGATCAAGAACTGGGAAGTGTCCAACGGTCTGCTGAACATGGTCGAGATGGCCTACCGTGCCTATGACCCGTGCAACTCGTGCGCGACGCACACCCTGCCGGGACAGATGCCGATGAAGGCAGTGATCAGGAACCCAGACGGGTCCGTGTTCAGAGAGATATCGAACTACTAAATCCCTTCAGAAACCTCTTTCCTTTCCTTTTTTTTGATCTTCTGCGAACGAGATAAGATGCTCATTGTTCGTCCGGACGGATCCTGAAGTGGCGCCGCCTTTTCACCTTGAGGCTTCCCACGTTGCCCAGAAAGACGCCGTCCATGAGATAGACGCGGGCCTCGTCCAGGTCGATCAGGTCCTGGGAGAAGAACGGACCCAGCAGCCTCGGCTCCTCGAAGTTGATCGGTGAACCCCCCAGGTTACGGTTCAGGGCCGGCACGATTATGACCTCCTCGGGAAGCTCGAGATACCTTTGACTGGCCGATTCCCGGAAACGGCAGCGGACCCAGCAACGCTCGATCTGGTTGTGGTGCAGGTTGTCCTCGAAGATGACCGCGGGATGGTTGTGGGCCATGACCAGCACCTTTCTGGACATGACCTCTGGGGAAGGCCAGGTATGTCCGTGCACGAACCCGATGTCGTCCATGACGAAACCGGTGGCTGGATGGATGATTATTCCTTCTGGAAGCATCGCCTCGATGTTCGTGTCGTGGTTTCCCCGGACGATATGAACTTCACCGTAGACCTTCTTCAGCTCGGTGAAGAAACGGGGTATCTCCTGGTATTCCTGTTTGGAGGAACCAGGGACCCGATGCTTGATGTCGCCCAGCAGCACAAGGCCGTCGTGACCTTCCGCCAGGGAGACCAGCTCCTGCTCCATCCGGAACGTCTGGCTTGGGATCACGACCCCGTTCACCTTCATCTCGTTCTCGAGCCCGATGTGCAGGTCCCCGGCGCAGATCAGCCTTTTTGATCCCGATATGTCCAGTACCGGCCGTCCGGGAACTGGCGAGATGTCCAATCGCTCCTCACCAGCCATGT
This genomic window from Methanomassiliicoccales archaeon contains:
- a CDS encoding Ni/Fe hydrogenase subunit alpha, yielding MSPILSDPHTKATSKRITIDPITRLEGHGKIEIFLNDEGNVANAYWQVPELRGFEKFCIGRSVDELNKITARLCGVCPGAHHLCSTKALDGVYGATPPEAAVKLRELFYAAHYVHSHIAHFYALAAADFVLGPCAPAEKRNILGVVDAVGVAVGAEVIKHRSYAQKIQEMLGGKATHPVCGIPGGMSKSLNEDDRKKIEAMAKSCVEFSKFTMKIFEDVVLKNQDYLNIIVSKDIFYNETYNLGTVDKNDKVNFYDGTQKMIDPNGKEVARYTGKGYLDYIAEHTLPWSYEKFCYFKPVGWKGLVDGIDSGIYRATPLSRFNVSSGYTTPLAQAEYEKMKSTFASLGVKGPIHHTMAMHWARVIELMYASELLLERAQDPQITSKDIRGELHTPDEGVGILEAPRGTLVHHYCADKNGITTQVNLVVGTTNNNAPINLSVRKAATALIKNWEVSNGLLNMVEMAYRAYDPCNSCATHTLPGQMPMKAVIRNPDGSVFREISNY
- a CDS encoding oxidoreductase; translation: MAKIKIAQYWGAGCGGCDVALLDIDEKILGVAEIADIAFWPIAVDTKIKDLEAMPDKSITATLYNGAIRNSENEHMAKLLRQKSVLMVSFGSCACFGGIPGLANVTNSKAIFDYVYKQTFSSDQKNSTATTVIPQVHTHMPEGDLELPVMYDTVLTLDNVIDVDYYMPGCPPTTNLINEFLGIVTAYLTEGKPLPPKGSVIASQKTLCDECGRKKAGKSVDKIHLAFEIDIDPEKCMLEQGVICLGASTRAGCGAKCLEGNQPCRGCMGPTAEVMDQGGSMLSALASIFKVGEGEALLNEDQILEIMQQVKDPLGTFYAFTMPKSIIKRTVTEKGKKKPAEAPKQEA
- a CDS encoding metallophosphoesterase, with the translated sequence MAGEERLDISPVPGRPVLDISGSKRLICAGDLHIGLENEMKVNGVVIPSQTFRMEQELVSLAEGHDGLVLLGDIKHRVPGSSKQEYQEIPRFFTELKKVYGEVHIVRGNHDTNIEAMLPEGIIIHPATGFVMDDIGFVHGHTWPSPEVMSRKVLVMAHNHPAVIFEDNLHHNQIERCWVRCRFRESASQRYLELPEEVIIVPALNRNLGGSPINFEEPRLLGPFFSQDLIDLDEARVYLMDGVFLGNVGSLKVKRRRHFRIRPDEQ